Proteins encoded together in one Ictidomys tridecemlineatus isolate mIctTri1 chromosome 3, mIctTri1.hap1, whole genome shotgun sequence window:
- the Med24 gene encoding mediator of RNA polymerase II transcription subunit 24 isoform X3, with protein sequence MRSRPAGQRPGGPSRGRPRRHLLRRTPGPTDLPAAPPFLRAWRLSASPPQSEVMKVVNLKQAILQAWKERWSDYQWAINMKKFFPKGATWDILNLAEALLEQAMIGPSPNPLILSYLKYAISSQMVSYSSVLTAISKFDDFSRDLCIQALLDIMDMFCDRLSCHGKAEECIGLCRALLSALHWLLRCTAASAERLQEGVEAGTPATGEKQLAMCLQRLENTLSSTKNRALLHIAKLEEASLHTSQGLGQGGTRANQPTASWTAIEHSLLKLGEILANLSNPQLRSQAEQCGTLIRSIPTMLSVHSEQLHKTGFPTVHAVVLLEGTMNLTGETQPLVEQLMMVKRMQHIPTPLFVLEIWKACFVGLIESPEGTEELKWTAFTYLKIPQVLVKLKKYCHGDKDFTEDVNCAFEFLLKLTPLLDKADQRCNCDCTNFLLQECNKQGLLSEANFANLVAKRSADREHAPQQKSSENANIQPNPGLILRAEPTVTNILKTMDADHSKSPEGLLGVLGHMLSGKSLDLLLAAAAATGKLKSFARKFINLNEFTTHGSGESTKTASVRALLFDISFLMLCHVAQTYGSEVILSESSTGAEVPFFETWMQTCMPEEGKILNPDHPCFRPDSTKVESLVALLNNSSEMKLVQMKWHEACLSISAAILEILNAWENGVLAFESIQKITDNIKGKVCSLAVCAVAWLVAHVRMLGLDEREKSLQMIRQLAGPLYSENTLQFYNERVVIMNSILEHMCADVLQQTATQIKFPSTGVDTMPYWNLLPPKRPIKEVLTDIFAKVLEKGWVDSRSIHIFDTLLHMGGVYWFCNNLIKELLKETRKEHTLRAVELLYSIFCLDMQQVTLVLLGHILPGLLTDSSKWHSLMDPPGTALAKLAVWCALSSYSSHKGQASSRQKKRHREDIEDYISLFPLDDMQPSKLMRLLSSNEDDANILSSPTDRSMNSSLSASQLHTVNMRDPLNRVLANLFLLISSILGSRTAGPHTQFVQWFMEECVDCLEQGSRGSILQFMPFTTVSELVKVSAMSSPKVVLAITDLSLPLGRQVAAKAIAAL encoded by the exons CTGGCGACTGTCGGCCTCGCCTCCTCAGAGTGAAGTCATGAAGGTGGTGAACCTGAAGCAAGCAATTTTGCAAGCCTGGAAGGAGCGATGGAGTGACTACCAATGGGCAATCAACATGAAGAAATTCTTTCCCAAAGGAGCCACCTGGGACATTCTCAACCTGGCAG AAGCACTTTTGGAGCAGGCCATGATTGGACCTTCCCCTAATCCTCTCATCCTGTCTTATCTGAAGTATGCCATTAGTTCCCAG ATGGTGTCCTACTCTTCTGTTCTCACAGCTATCAGTAAG TTTGATGACTTTTCCCGAGACCTGTGTATTCAGGCTTTGCTGGATATCATGGACATGTTTTGTGACCGACTGAG CTGTCACGGCAAAGCAGAGGAGTGCATTGGGCTGTGCCGAGCCCTTCTCAGCGCCCTCCACTGGCTGCTGCGCTGCACCGCGGCCTCTGCAGAGCGGCTCCAGGAAGGAGTGGAAGCCGGCACTCCAGCCACTGGGGAGAAGCAGCTTGCCATGTGCCTGCAGCGCCTGGAGAATACCCTCAGCAGCACCAAGAATCGGGCCCTGCTGCACATCGCCAAACTAGAGGAGGCCT CATTGCATacatcccagggacttgggcagGGTGGCACCCGAGCCAATCAACCAACAG CCTCCTGGACTGCCATTGAGCATTCGCTCTTGAAGCTTGGGGAGATCCTGGCCAATCTCAGCAACCCCCAGCTCCGGAGCCAGGCTGAACAGTGTGGCACACTTATTAGGAG CATCCCCACTATGCTATCTGTGCACTCAGAGCAGCTGCACAAGACTGGCTTTCCCACTGTGCACGCGGTGGTCTTGCTCGAGGGCACCATGAACCTGACTGGTGAGACGCAGCCCCTGGTGGAGCAGCTGATGATGGTGAAGCGCATGCAG CATATCCCCACCCCGCTTTTTGTCCTGGAGATCTGGAAAGCCTGCTTTGTGGGGCTTATTGAGTCTCCTGAGGGCACGGAGGAGCTCAAGTGGACGGCTTTCACCTACCTCAAG ATTCCACAGGTTTTGGTGAAGTTGAAGAAATACTGTCATGGGGACAAG GACTTCACTGAGGATGTCAACTGTGCTTTTGAGTTCCTGCTGAAGCTCACACCCTTGCTGGACAAAGCTGACCAGCGCTGCAA CTGTGACTGTACAAACTTCCTCCTCCAAGAATGTAACAAGCAGGGCCTTCTGTCTGAAGCTAATTTCGCCAACCTTGTAGCCAAGCG CTCAGCAGATCGGGAACATGCACCCCAGCAAAAGTCATCAGAAAATGCCAACATCCAGCCTAATCCCGGGCTCATCCTCCGGGCAGAGCCTACTGTCACAAACATTCTCAAG ACGATGGATGCAGACCATTCCAAGTCCCCAGAGGGGCTGCTGGGGGTCCTGGGACACATGCTGTCCGGGAAGAGCCTGGACTTGTtgctggctgctgctgctgccaccggGAAGCTTAAATCCTTTGCCCGGAAATTCATCAA TTTGAATGAGTTTACCACCCATGGCAGTGGAGAGAGCA CCAAAACAGCCTCAGTTCGTGCCTTGCTCTTTGATATCTCCTTCCTCATGTTGTGCCATGTGGCCCAGACCTATGGCTCAGAG GTGATTCTGTCAGAGTCAAGCACAGGAGCAGAGGTACCCTTCTTTGAGACCTGGATGCAGACCTGCATGCCAGAGGAGGGCAAGATCCTGAACCCTGACCACCCCTGCTTCCGGCCTGACTCCACCAAAGTGGAATCCTTGGTGGCCCTGCTCAACAACTCCTCAGAGATGAAGCTGGT GCAGATGAAGTGGCATGAAGCTTGTCTGAGCATTTCGGCTGCCATCTTAGAAATCCTCAATGCCTGGGAGAATGGAGTGCTGGCCTTCGAGTCCATCCAG AAAATCACTGATAATATCAAGGGAAAGGTATGCAGTCTGGCCGTGTGTGCTGTGGCTTGGCTGGTGGCCCATGTCCGGATGCTGGGGCTCGACGAGCGTGAGAAGTCACTGCAGATGATCCGTCAGCTGGCAGGGCCACTGTATAGTGAAAACACCCTGCAGTTCTACAATGAGAG AGTGGTGATTATGAACTCAATCCTGGAGCACATGTGTGCAGATGTGCTACAGCAGACAGCCACTCAGATCAAGTTCCCATCCACGGGGGTGGACACAATGCCCTACTGGAACCTGCTGCCCCCCAAGCGGCCCATCAAGGAGGTGTTAACAGACATCTTTGCCAAGGTGCTGGAAAAGGGCTGGGTGGACAGCCGCTCCATCCACATCTTCGACACCCTGCTGCACATGGGAGGTGTTTACTGGTTCTGCAACAACCTGATTAAG GAGCTGTTGAAGGAGACTCGGAAGGAGCACACGCTGCGGGCAGTGGAGCTGCTCTATTCCATCTTCTGTCTGGACATGCAGCAAGTGACCCTCGTCCTGCTGGGCCACATCCTGCCTGGCCTTCTCACCGACTCCTCCAAGTGGCACAGCCTCATGGATCCCCCTGGCACTGCGCTGGCGAA ACTAGCTGTATGGTGTGCCCTGAGTTCCTACTCCTCTCACAAGGGACAGGCATCCTCCCGCCAAAAGAAGAGACACCGGGAAGACATTGAG GATTACATCAGCCTCTTTCCCTTGGACGACATGCAGCCATCAAAGCTGATGCGACTGCTGAGCTCCAATGAGGACGATGCCAACATCCTCTCCAGTCCCA CTGACCGGTCCATGAACAGCTCCCTCTCGGCCTCTCAGCTCCACACAGTCAACATGAGGGACCCTCTAAACCGAGTCCTGG CCAACCTGTTTCTGCTCATTTCCTCCATCCTGGGCTCCCGCACCGCGGGCCCCCACACCCAGTTTGTGCAGTGGTTCATGGAGGAGTGCGTGGACTGCCTGGAGCAGGGCAGTCGGGGCAGCATCCTGCAGTTCATGCCCTTCACCACC GTTTCAGAACTGGTGAAGGTGTCAGCCATGTCCAGCCCCAAAGTGGTTCTGGCCATCACAGACCTCAGCCTTCCTCTGGGCCGCCAGGTGGCTGCCAAAGCCATTGCTGCGCTCTGA
- the Med24 gene encoding mediator of RNA polymerase II transcription subunit 24 isoform X1, which translates to MKVVNLKQAILQAWKERWSDYQWAINMKKFFPKGATWDILNLAEALLEQAMIGPSPNPLILSYLKYAISSQMVSYSSVLTAISKFDDFSRDLCIQALLDIMDMFCDRLSCHGKAEECIGLCRALLSALHWLLRCTAASAERLQEGVEAGTPATGEKQLAMCLQRLENTLSSTKNRALLHIAKLEEASLHTSQGLGQGGTRANQPTASWTAIEHSLLKLGEILANLSNPQLRSQAEQCGTLIRSIPTMLSVHSEQLHKTGFPTVHAVVLLEGTMNLTGETQPLVEQLMMVKRMQHIPTPLFVLEIWKACFVGLIESPEGTEELKWTAFTYLKIPQVLVKLKKYCHGDKDFTEDVNCAFEFLLKLTPLLDKADQRCNCDCTNFLLQECNKQGLLSEANFANLVAKRSADREHAPQQKSSENANIQPNPGLILRAEPTVTNILKTMDADHSKSPEGLLGVLGHMLSGKSLDLLLAAAAATGKLKSFARKFINLNEFTTHGSGESTKTASVRALLFDISFLMLCHVAQTYGSEVILSESSTGAEVPFFETWMQTCMPEEGKILNPDHPCFRPDSTKVESLVALLNNSSEMKLVQMKWHEACLSISAAILEILNAWENGVLAFESIQKITDNIKGKVCSLAVCAVAWLVAHVRMLGLDEREKSLQMIRQLAGPLYSENTLQFYNERVVIMNSILEHMCADVLQQTATQIKFPSTGVDTMPYWNLLPPKRPIKEVLTDIFAKVLEKGWVDSRSIHIFDTLLHMGGVYWFCNNLIKELLKETRKEHTLRAVELLYSIFCLDMQQVTLVLLGHILPGLLTDSSKWHSLMDPPGTALAKLAVWCALSSYSSHKGQASSRQKKRHREDIEDYISLFPLDDMQPSKLMRLLSSNEDDANILSSPTDRSMNSSLSASQLHTVNMRDPLNRVLANLFLLISSILGSRTAGPHTQFVQWFMEECVDCLEQGSRGSILQFMPFTTVSELVKVSAMSSPKVVLAITDLSLPLGRQVAAKAIAAL; encoded by the exons ATGAAGGTGGTGAACCTGAAGCAAGCAATTTTGCAAGCCTGGAAGGAGCGATGGAGTGACTACCAATGGGCAATCAACATGAAGAAATTCTTTCCCAAAGGAGCCACCTGGGACATTCTCAACCTGGCAG AAGCACTTTTGGAGCAGGCCATGATTGGACCTTCCCCTAATCCTCTCATCCTGTCTTATCTGAAGTATGCCATTAGTTCCCAG ATGGTGTCCTACTCTTCTGTTCTCACAGCTATCAGTAAG TTTGATGACTTTTCCCGAGACCTGTGTATTCAGGCTTTGCTGGATATCATGGACATGTTTTGTGACCGACTGAG CTGTCACGGCAAAGCAGAGGAGTGCATTGGGCTGTGCCGAGCCCTTCTCAGCGCCCTCCACTGGCTGCTGCGCTGCACCGCGGCCTCTGCAGAGCGGCTCCAGGAAGGAGTGGAAGCCGGCACTCCAGCCACTGGGGAGAAGCAGCTTGCCATGTGCCTGCAGCGCCTGGAGAATACCCTCAGCAGCACCAAGAATCGGGCCCTGCTGCACATCGCCAAACTAGAGGAGGCCT CATTGCATacatcccagggacttgggcagGGTGGCACCCGAGCCAATCAACCAACAG CCTCCTGGACTGCCATTGAGCATTCGCTCTTGAAGCTTGGGGAGATCCTGGCCAATCTCAGCAACCCCCAGCTCCGGAGCCAGGCTGAACAGTGTGGCACACTTATTAGGAG CATCCCCACTATGCTATCTGTGCACTCAGAGCAGCTGCACAAGACTGGCTTTCCCACTGTGCACGCGGTGGTCTTGCTCGAGGGCACCATGAACCTGACTGGTGAGACGCAGCCCCTGGTGGAGCAGCTGATGATGGTGAAGCGCATGCAG CATATCCCCACCCCGCTTTTTGTCCTGGAGATCTGGAAAGCCTGCTTTGTGGGGCTTATTGAGTCTCCTGAGGGCACGGAGGAGCTCAAGTGGACGGCTTTCACCTACCTCAAG ATTCCACAGGTTTTGGTGAAGTTGAAGAAATACTGTCATGGGGACAAG GACTTCACTGAGGATGTCAACTGTGCTTTTGAGTTCCTGCTGAAGCTCACACCCTTGCTGGACAAAGCTGACCAGCGCTGCAA CTGTGACTGTACAAACTTCCTCCTCCAAGAATGTAACAAGCAGGGCCTTCTGTCTGAAGCTAATTTCGCCAACCTTGTAGCCAAGCG CTCAGCAGATCGGGAACATGCACCCCAGCAAAAGTCATCAGAAAATGCCAACATCCAGCCTAATCCCGGGCTCATCCTCCGGGCAGAGCCTACTGTCACAAACATTCTCAAG ACGATGGATGCAGACCATTCCAAGTCCCCAGAGGGGCTGCTGGGGGTCCTGGGACACATGCTGTCCGGGAAGAGCCTGGACTTGTtgctggctgctgctgctgccaccggGAAGCTTAAATCCTTTGCCCGGAAATTCATCAA TTTGAATGAGTTTACCACCCATGGCAGTGGAGAGAGCA CCAAAACAGCCTCAGTTCGTGCCTTGCTCTTTGATATCTCCTTCCTCATGTTGTGCCATGTGGCCCAGACCTATGGCTCAGAG GTGATTCTGTCAGAGTCAAGCACAGGAGCAGAGGTACCCTTCTTTGAGACCTGGATGCAGACCTGCATGCCAGAGGAGGGCAAGATCCTGAACCCTGACCACCCCTGCTTCCGGCCTGACTCCACCAAAGTGGAATCCTTGGTGGCCCTGCTCAACAACTCCTCAGAGATGAAGCTGGT GCAGATGAAGTGGCATGAAGCTTGTCTGAGCATTTCGGCTGCCATCTTAGAAATCCTCAATGCCTGGGAGAATGGAGTGCTGGCCTTCGAGTCCATCCAG AAAATCACTGATAATATCAAGGGAAAGGTATGCAGTCTGGCCGTGTGTGCTGTGGCTTGGCTGGTGGCCCATGTCCGGATGCTGGGGCTCGACGAGCGTGAGAAGTCACTGCAGATGATCCGTCAGCTGGCAGGGCCACTGTATAGTGAAAACACCCTGCAGTTCTACAATGAGAG AGTGGTGATTATGAACTCAATCCTGGAGCACATGTGTGCAGATGTGCTACAGCAGACAGCCACTCAGATCAAGTTCCCATCCACGGGGGTGGACACAATGCCCTACTGGAACCTGCTGCCCCCCAAGCGGCCCATCAAGGAGGTGTTAACAGACATCTTTGCCAAGGTGCTGGAAAAGGGCTGGGTGGACAGCCGCTCCATCCACATCTTCGACACCCTGCTGCACATGGGAGGTGTTTACTGGTTCTGCAACAACCTGATTAAG GAGCTGTTGAAGGAGACTCGGAAGGAGCACACGCTGCGGGCAGTGGAGCTGCTCTATTCCATCTTCTGTCTGGACATGCAGCAAGTGACCCTCGTCCTGCTGGGCCACATCCTGCCTGGCCTTCTCACCGACTCCTCCAAGTGGCACAGCCTCATGGATCCCCCTGGCACTGCGCTGGCGAA ACTAGCTGTATGGTGTGCCCTGAGTTCCTACTCCTCTCACAAGGGACAGGCATCCTCCCGCCAAAAGAAGAGACACCGGGAAGACATTGAG GATTACATCAGCCTCTTTCCCTTGGACGACATGCAGCCATCAAAGCTGATGCGACTGCTGAGCTCCAATGAGGACGATGCCAACATCCTCTCCAGTCCCA CTGACCGGTCCATGAACAGCTCCCTCTCGGCCTCTCAGCTCCACACAGTCAACATGAGGGACCCTCTAAACCGAGTCCTGG CCAACCTGTTTCTGCTCATTTCCTCCATCCTGGGCTCCCGCACCGCGGGCCCCCACACCCAGTTTGTGCAGTGGTTCATGGAGGAGTGCGTGGACTGCCTGGAGCAGGGCAGTCGGGGCAGCATCCTGCAGTTCATGCCCTTCACCACC GTTTCAGAACTGGTGAAGGTGTCAGCCATGTCCAGCCCCAAAGTGGTTCTGGCCATCACAGACCTCAGCCTTCCTCTGGGCCGCCAGGTGGCTGCCAAAGCCATTGCTGCGCTCTGA
- the Med24 gene encoding mediator of RNA polymerase II transcription subunit 24 isoform X2: MKVVNLKQAILQAWKERWSDYQWAINMKKFFPKGATWDILNLAEALLEQAMIGPSPNPLILSYLKYAISSQMVSYSSVLTAISKFDDFSRDLCIQALLDIMDMFCDRLSCHGKAEECIGLCRALLSALHWLLRCTAASAERLQEGVEAGTPATGEKQLAMCLQRLENTLSSTKNRALLHIAKLEEASSWTAIEHSLLKLGEILANLSNPQLRSQAEQCGTLIRSIPTMLSVHSEQLHKTGFPTVHAVVLLEGTMNLTGETQPLVEQLMMVKRMQHIPTPLFVLEIWKACFVGLIESPEGTEELKWTAFTYLKIPQVLVKLKKYCHGDKDFTEDVNCAFEFLLKLTPLLDKADQRCNCDCTNFLLQECNKQGLLSEANFANLVAKRSADREHAPQQKSSENANIQPNPGLILRAEPTVTNILKTMDADHSKSPEGLLGVLGHMLSGKSLDLLLAAAAATGKLKSFARKFINLNEFTTHGSGESTKTASVRALLFDISFLMLCHVAQTYGSEVILSESSTGAEVPFFETWMQTCMPEEGKILNPDHPCFRPDSTKVESLVALLNNSSEMKLVQMKWHEACLSISAAILEILNAWENGVLAFESIQKITDNIKGKVCSLAVCAVAWLVAHVRMLGLDEREKSLQMIRQLAGPLYSENTLQFYNERVVIMNSILEHMCADVLQQTATQIKFPSTGVDTMPYWNLLPPKRPIKEVLTDIFAKVLEKGWVDSRSIHIFDTLLHMGGVYWFCNNLIKELLKETRKEHTLRAVELLYSIFCLDMQQVTLVLLGHILPGLLTDSSKWHSLMDPPGTALAKLAVWCALSSYSSHKGQASSRQKKRHREDIEDYISLFPLDDMQPSKLMRLLSSNEDDANILSSPTDRSMNSSLSASQLHTVNMRDPLNRVLANLFLLISSILGSRTAGPHTQFVQWFMEECVDCLEQGSRGSILQFMPFTTVSELVKVSAMSSPKVVLAITDLSLPLGRQVAAKAIAAL, translated from the exons ATGAAGGTGGTGAACCTGAAGCAAGCAATTTTGCAAGCCTGGAAGGAGCGATGGAGTGACTACCAATGGGCAATCAACATGAAGAAATTCTTTCCCAAAGGAGCCACCTGGGACATTCTCAACCTGGCAG AAGCACTTTTGGAGCAGGCCATGATTGGACCTTCCCCTAATCCTCTCATCCTGTCTTATCTGAAGTATGCCATTAGTTCCCAG ATGGTGTCCTACTCTTCTGTTCTCACAGCTATCAGTAAG TTTGATGACTTTTCCCGAGACCTGTGTATTCAGGCTTTGCTGGATATCATGGACATGTTTTGTGACCGACTGAG CTGTCACGGCAAAGCAGAGGAGTGCATTGGGCTGTGCCGAGCCCTTCTCAGCGCCCTCCACTGGCTGCTGCGCTGCACCGCGGCCTCTGCAGAGCGGCTCCAGGAAGGAGTGGAAGCCGGCACTCCAGCCACTGGGGAGAAGCAGCTTGCCATGTGCCTGCAGCGCCTGGAGAATACCCTCAGCAGCACCAAGAATCGGGCCCTGCTGCACATCGCCAAACTAGAGGAGGCCT CCTCCTGGACTGCCATTGAGCATTCGCTCTTGAAGCTTGGGGAGATCCTGGCCAATCTCAGCAACCCCCAGCTCCGGAGCCAGGCTGAACAGTGTGGCACACTTATTAGGAG CATCCCCACTATGCTATCTGTGCACTCAGAGCAGCTGCACAAGACTGGCTTTCCCACTGTGCACGCGGTGGTCTTGCTCGAGGGCACCATGAACCTGACTGGTGAGACGCAGCCCCTGGTGGAGCAGCTGATGATGGTGAAGCGCATGCAG CATATCCCCACCCCGCTTTTTGTCCTGGAGATCTGGAAAGCCTGCTTTGTGGGGCTTATTGAGTCTCCTGAGGGCACGGAGGAGCTCAAGTGGACGGCTTTCACCTACCTCAAG ATTCCACAGGTTTTGGTGAAGTTGAAGAAATACTGTCATGGGGACAAG GACTTCACTGAGGATGTCAACTGTGCTTTTGAGTTCCTGCTGAAGCTCACACCCTTGCTGGACAAAGCTGACCAGCGCTGCAA CTGTGACTGTACAAACTTCCTCCTCCAAGAATGTAACAAGCAGGGCCTTCTGTCTGAAGCTAATTTCGCCAACCTTGTAGCCAAGCG CTCAGCAGATCGGGAACATGCACCCCAGCAAAAGTCATCAGAAAATGCCAACATCCAGCCTAATCCCGGGCTCATCCTCCGGGCAGAGCCTACTGTCACAAACATTCTCAAG ACGATGGATGCAGACCATTCCAAGTCCCCAGAGGGGCTGCTGGGGGTCCTGGGACACATGCTGTCCGGGAAGAGCCTGGACTTGTtgctggctgctgctgctgccaccggGAAGCTTAAATCCTTTGCCCGGAAATTCATCAA TTTGAATGAGTTTACCACCCATGGCAGTGGAGAGAGCA CCAAAACAGCCTCAGTTCGTGCCTTGCTCTTTGATATCTCCTTCCTCATGTTGTGCCATGTGGCCCAGACCTATGGCTCAGAG GTGATTCTGTCAGAGTCAAGCACAGGAGCAGAGGTACCCTTCTTTGAGACCTGGATGCAGACCTGCATGCCAGAGGAGGGCAAGATCCTGAACCCTGACCACCCCTGCTTCCGGCCTGACTCCACCAAAGTGGAATCCTTGGTGGCCCTGCTCAACAACTCCTCAGAGATGAAGCTGGT GCAGATGAAGTGGCATGAAGCTTGTCTGAGCATTTCGGCTGCCATCTTAGAAATCCTCAATGCCTGGGAGAATGGAGTGCTGGCCTTCGAGTCCATCCAG AAAATCACTGATAATATCAAGGGAAAGGTATGCAGTCTGGCCGTGTGTGCTGTGGCTTGGCTGGTGGCCCATGTCCGGATGCTGGGGCTCGACGAGCGTGAGAAGTCACTGCAGATGATCCGTCAGCTGGCAGGGCCACTGTATAGTGAAAACACCCTGCAGTTCTACAATGAGAG AGTGGTGATTATGAACTCAATCCTGGAGCACATGTGTGCAGATGTGCTACAGCAGACAGCCACTCAGATCAAGTTCCCATCCACGGGGGTGGACACAATGCCCTACTGGAACCTGCTGCCCCCCAAGCGGCCCATCAAGGAGGTGTTAACAGACATCTTTGCCAAGGTGCTGGAAAAGGGCTGGGTGGACAGCCGCTCCATCCACATCTTCGACACCCTGCTGCACATGGGAGGTGTTTACTGGTTCTGCAACAACCTGATTAAG GAGCTGTTGAAGGAGACTCGGAAGGAGCACACGCTGCGGGCAGTGGAGCTGCTCTATTCCATCTTCTGTCTGGACATGCAGCAAGTGACCCTCGTCCTGCTGGGCCACATCCTGCCTGGCCTTCTCACCGACTCCTCCAAGTGGCACAGCCTCATGGATCCCCCTGGCACTGCGCTGGCGAA ACTAGCTGTATGGTGTGCCCTGAGTTCCTACTCCTCTCACAAGGGACAGGCATCCTCCCGCCAAAAGAAGAGACACCGGGAAGACATTGAG GATTACATCAGCCTCTTTCCCTTGGACGACATGCAGCCATCAAAGCTGATGCGACTGCTGAGCTCCAATGAGGACGATGCCAACATCCTCTCCAGTCCCA CTGACCGGTCCATGAACAGCTCCCTCTCGGCCTCTCAGCTCCACACAGTCAACATGAGGGACCCTCTAAACCGAGTCCTGG CCAACCTGTTTCTGCTCATTTCCTCCATCCTGGGCTCCCGCACCGCGGGCCCCCACACCCAGTTTGTGCAGTGGTTCATGGAGGAGTGCGTGGACTGCCTGGAGCAGGGCAGTCGGGGCAGCATCCTGCAGTTCATGCCCTTCACCACC GTTTCAGAACTGGTGAAGGTGTCAGCCATGTCCAGCCCCAAAGTGGTTCTGGCCATCACAGACCTCAGCCTTCCTCTGGGCCGCCAGGTGGCTGCCAAAGCCATTGCTGCGCTCTGA